In one window of Mauremys reevesii isolate NIE-2019 linkage group 22, ASM1616193v1, whole genome shotgun sequence DNA:
- the LOC120388732 gene encoding sperm acrosome membrane-associated protein 4-like, giving the protein MLPLLALSLLLVLPGASPKECFFCEVTSSRHCPSTRMSCAQDEDCFVGHGAALGVSLIQTKGCTRAIRCGKEHPVTHMGVTYSLVTVCCKGSLCNGAGARPRGPGLGLQLALGMAVLLRAL; this is encoded by the coding sequence ATGCTGCCCCTGCTGGcgctctctctcctgctggtgctGCCCGGCGCCAGCCCCAAGGAGTGCTTCTTCTGCGAGGTGACATCCTCCCGCCACTGCCCCAGCACCCGCATGAGCTGCGCCCAGGATGAGGATTGCTTTGTGGGGCACGGGGCCGCCCTGGGCGTCTCCCTCATCCAGACCAAGGGCTGCACCCGGGCCATCCGCTGCGGCAAGGAGCACCCCGTCACCCACATGGGGGTGACCTACAGCCTGGTCACCGTGTGCTGCAAGGGCAGCCTGTGTAACGGGGCCGGCGCCCGCCCGCGAGGGCCCGGCCTGGGTCTGCAGCTGGCGCTGGGCATGGCTGTGCTGCTGCGGGCGCTGTGA